Genomic segment of Paenibacillaceae bacterium GAS479:
CCGGTAAAACCCAGCAGCTCAACTATTACCGCGTCAATGAAGCGCTCTATTTTGTCGACTTTCCTGGTTACGGCTACGCCAAAGTATCCAAAACCGAGCGCGAAGCTTGGGGCAAAATGATCGAGCGCTACTTGCAGAACCGGGATGAACTGAAGCTGGTGCTGCTTATTATCGATATCCGGCATGATCCGTCTAAGGATGATATTTTGATGTATCAGTGGCTCAAGCATTATGATATTCCACTATGCATCGTATGTACCAAAGCGGACAAGATTCCAAGAAGCAAATGGGACAAGCACAAAAAGGCTGTCAGGACGACACTCGGAGCTGATCCGCGCGACCTGTTCGTTTTATTCTCCTCCGAAACGGGTATGGGAAGAGAAGAGCTTTGGAATATACTTGCCGAATCTGCTGAAATAGCTAAAGAAGAGCCGCAAGTGAGGCCGGAATCGTAAGGAAACTGCATCCTATCTCCTTCCAATCGCGGCTGGCAGCGGAAAATTCTGAAATACGGCGGATTATAAGGGTCGGCAGGCAGGAAACAATGATCTGAATCACGTATAATGGAAGCAGGCAAGTTTTCAAAACAAAGAATTGAGGAGATTTTTATGGCTCAGCGGATAGCCACAGAGTATGTAAACGCCAAACTGCAATTGACCCGTGAAGAGATGACCCGTTTTTACCGTTTTATCAAGGAGCAGCAAGTGCGCTTTAGCGTCATGGTGCTTGATAACGGCAGCCAAGAGGCGGTTCTCGAAGACAGCGCAGGGAGGGAAAAAGTCCGCTTTGTATTCCAACAAGAGGATGACCGCTTCATATGCCAATGGTCCTGCCGAATTACTGGGCCAGCACTGACCAACGTCATGCGCAAAGTTGTTTCGGCATTCAAGGGCGATGCGGTTGTCAACAGAATCTACAGCCATTATACGATGATTTATCATTATCAGGCCGGTGCCGTGCAGCGCATCGTTGAGCAGACTGCCAAGGGAGACCGCCTTGTGTTCCAGTTTAAGGACACGCTAGGCGAGCTGGAGCGGACCTTCCATATGAAATCGGTGGAAGGCGAGATTGAGTGGTTGAAGAGAGCCGTCAATCGACTGTTGGATCAACGGCTGGTTGCTTCTACGGAGCAAGCTAAACAGGAAGTTGATCAACAGCTAGCGGAGTTATCCAACCGACTGTTCGCCTTGGAAGCTTAAGCCCGCTTTAAACTTAATTAGACTTAATTGATTTAATCATTGAACCGCCTCTTCGGAGGCGGTTTCTTTCATAATTAGGGGTGTGGCGCTCGCTGCAACTGGGATTTGTGAAAAATGCTGATCAACGGGGCCGAGGCGCCGCCCGATTTACCGAAAAAAAGGTTGCAATTAAGTGGTATAGATGTTATTTTTAATTTCGTTGAAAAAAACCCAATATAGGAACCAGGATTCACTCAGGACATGGATATGTTGCGAGAGAGAGTTATCCCTCGGGAAGTGAATGACGTAGGTCCTAGCGGATGAAATTTCTAATCATTTTATTCCTAGGAAGGGGGAACCGGAAGATGGAATACTCAACTTTCGGAAGACATGTTGCGGTTGATGCTTGGGGAGTAGATTTCGAACTCATTAACAATGCAGAGTTTCTGCAAGCCCACATGGTAGAGGCGGCAGAAGCATGCGGCGCATCTGTACTCTCAGTTCAAGCCCAGCAATTCGAGCCACAAGGCGCAACGGTACTGGTGCTCTTGTCAGAGAGTCATCTCTCGATTCACACGTATCCAGAAAGAGGCTTTGCCGCGCTTGATTGTTACACTTGCGGCGAGACGGTGGATCCGCAGCTGGCGATTGATTATATGCTCGCTGTTCTCAAACCTAAAACGACTCACGCCAAGAAGCTTATCCGCGGCATGGGAGAGCTTCAGGTAGTAGAACCGGAAATGAAAGCAACTGAACTGGTTTAATAACCGGGACTCTTTACAAATAACCATGGAGCGCTCCATGGTTATTTTTTTTAGCCTGTGACATATTCCAACTGTGGAATAGAAAGCCAAAACGCAGTCAACACTATTTCATAGACCATACATGAAGGCTGTCCAGCACCGGAAAATGCCTTCAACAATCCGTCATAAATCGCTTAAATCGGTCTTGTCGAACTATGCTATACTAGTGAACGAACCTTTTGTACGCTTTTTTTGTTTGGAATTTTCTTGTGGAGGGGCGGTGATGTCACATGCATATTGTTGTGGTCGGTCTCAATTATCGGACATCTCCAGTTGAGGTGCGCGAAAACTTCGCGATCTCGGACGAGGAACTGCCGCGCGCAGTAGAAGCGCTCAAGGCGACCCCAAGCATTCTTGAATGTGTCATCGTCGCGACCTGCAACCGAACGGAAATTTATGCGGTCGTTGACCGGCATCAACTCTGCGCCCACCATATCCGTACGTTCATGGAGCAGTGGTTCCGTTTGCCGCGGCAGGAATTTACAAATCATTTATATATGTACGAAGACGATCGGGCCATCGAGCATCTATTCCGCGTTACGAGCGGTCTCGACTCTATGGTTATCGGTGAGACGCAGATTCTGGGACAGGTTCGTAGCGCATGGCTGCTTTCCCAGCAGAAGCGGGCCACCGGTACGATTTTCAACATGTTGTTCAAACAGGCGGTTACGCTCGCCAAAACAGCTCACTCCGAAACGTCGATCGGCGAGTCCGCCGTGTCGGTAAGTTATGCGGCAGTTGAGCTTGGCAAGCGTATTTTCGGCCAATTCAATCGCAAGACGGTAATGATTATCGGAGCGGGTAAGATGAGCGAACTTACTGCCAAGCATTTGTATGCAAACGGTGCTGACCGTGTGCTTGTCGTCAATCGTACCTTCGAGCGAGCTTCGGAGCTTGCCGATAAGTTCAACGGCATTCCATGCTCGATGGAAGAGGCGGAGCGTAGGCTGCACGAAGCCGATATTATTATCAGCTCTACGGGGGCTTCCCGTTATGTACTGCGTCGCGATCAGGTCGCTGCTGCTATGCAGCGCCGCCGTTCACGGCCGATGTTCATGATCGATATCGCAGTTCCGCGCGATCTGGATCCGGCAATTGCTTCGGTGGACAATGTGTTCCTTTATGATATTGACGACCTGGAGGGAATTGTGGAAATGAATCTGGAGCATCGCCGCCAAGAGGCGGAAAAGATAGAAACCATGATTGCTTCCACACTGGACGAGTTCCACCAGTGGTACCGCACGCTTGGTGTCGTACCGCTTATTCGTTCCCTCCAGGAGAAGGCGGATGATATTCATCGTCAGACGATGGACAGTCTGTCCAAAAAACTGCCTGGCTTGGATGAGCGAGAGCTCAAGGTTATTCAAAAGCTGACCAAGAGCATGTTAAATCAAATGGTTCAAGATCCGATCCACGGCATCAAAGAGCTTGCAGGCGAGAAAAAAGCGGACGAGGCAATGGAATTATTCGCTAAGCTGTTTGACCTGCAGGAGCAGCCCTCGGAACCAAAAGGCGCAGCCAAAGGGGATACTCTATCTGCCAAATCAGGCAGCGTACAACCTCTAGCCAAGTCTACTCTCGCGGTCGCAACTCCTTAAGTATTGTTGACCGCATCGAGGTCCAGCCCTGCATCTTTAGCGGACAGGAGGGCGCCATGGATACCACATATTGGTTATATGATATGATTTTGTATATATACGCCCTGGGCCTTCTGTTTTACTTCTCTGACTTCGTGGATGCGAACCGGAGAGCGAAGCGGATGGGTGCAGGGCTGCTTGTGTTCGTATGGATGCTACAGACAGGCTTTGTACTGAGTCGGATCTGGAAGCATATGGACATGTCGCTGTTTTCGCGATTTGAATATTGGCTAGGCGTGTCCTGGCTATTACTTACCGCATCTCTAGTTATAAGCCGCTTTTTCCGGATCGAATTTATCGTTTTTCTCGTCAATCTGATCGGTTTCAGCGTTCTGGCGCTCAATTTATTCAGCAATCCGAGCTCTGAAATTCCGCTCGAGCCGTGGAAGCTGGCCCAAGAGCTGCTTATTTTACATATCAGCCTTGTGCTTTGTTCCTTCGCGGTGTTGGCGATCGCGGCCGTATTTTCCGGCATGTACCTGTTTCTCCACAGCAGGCTTAAGTCTCGCAAATGGAGCCGCTCTATGGCCAGGCTGCCGAGTCTAGATCAGCTTGACCGCTTTTCCTATCGGCTTGTGTTGATTGGTGTGCCGCTGCTAGCCCTGTCCTTATCCGTTGCTGTTTCCTCGGTCATTGTGGAAGATCGTTTAAATTATCTGCTGGACTGGAAAGTAATCACTTCTTTCGGAGCATTGATCATGTACGCATTTTATCTGTTCAAAAGAGTTGTGCAGCATAAGCCGGGCATGGAGGCAGCGCGTTGGAATCTGATCTGCTTCGCGCTTCTCGTTTTGAATACGTTGATTAATCCGGCTTCGAATTTTCATCGCTGGTCCTGAAGCTTGTGCTAGGAGGTCGCCTTGATGAATGGTTATCCCGTGGTGCTTCGCTTAAAGGGCAGGCGTTGTTTGATTGCGGGTGGAGGGCCGATTGCCGAGCGTAAGGCGCTAGGCTTGCTGGACGGAGGAGCGGATCAATTGACCGCGATCAGTCTATCTTTCACACCGCAGCTATTGCAGTTGGCTAATGAGGGGCGGCTTGAGCTGATCCAGAGAGAGTATCAGTCCGGAGACGCTGGAGGACAATTCCTGATCATTGCCGCTACAGGAGATATTGCTATTAATCGGCAAATTGGGCTTGAGGCAGAGGAAGCAGGCGCGCTGTTCAACGATGCGTCGAACGCAGAGCTCAGTGCTTTTGCGACCTCGGCTACAGTTCGACAAGGCAATCTGCTTCTGTCGGTCAACACAGGAGGCCAAGCACCGGCGCTCGCAGCCGTACTGCGCGAGGAACTGGCGCAGCTTTACGGCAGTTCGCGGTACGCGGAAGCGACTGCCCTGTTGGGCGAGCTGCGCCACTCGCTCGCCGCTGAGGAACGGCCGGCGGCCGAGCGTCGGGAGCTGCTTCGCCTCGAGGCACGGCGACTGGCCCACTGGGCTGCCGCTGATCGGCAGCGTCAAGCAGAGCAGGATGGAACGCTGATGAGGGATTATTTTAAACCGGCTAAGGAAGGCTTGGATGAATAAAAGTTCTCATAACTAGGAGGGAGCGACAACATGGGGCATAATTCGACGGGCGGGCGCGTGATCGTTGTCGGCACACGCCAAAGCGCACTTGCACTTACCCAGACCGGTCATGTCATCGATGCGCTTAAGCAGCTATGCGAGCTGCATGGTCTCAGCCATACATTCGAGATTCGCAAAATAGTGACCAAGGGAGATCGGATTCTCGATGTCAGCTTGTCCAAGGTTGGAGGCAAGGGACTGTTCGTCAAGGAAATCGAGCAGGCATTGCTAGACGGGGAGATCGATTTGGCTGTGCACAGCATGAAAGACATGCCTTCCGAGCTACCGGATGGTCTGTTGAACGGTGCGGTGCCAAAACGCGAGGATCCACGGGACTGCCTTATTACTCGCAGCGGCGGCGGAATCGAAGACTTGCCGAGAGGGGCTTCGGTTGGGACGAGCAGTCTGCGGCGGGCGAGCCAGCTCAAGGCTTACCGTCCAGATTTGGAAATCCGCTCGATTCGCGGCAATATCGATTCTCGCATCCGCAAGCTGGAGACGGAAGGTCTGGATGCGATCGTTTTGGCAACTGCAGGCCTGAAGCGGATGGGCTGGGAGGAGCGGATCAGCGCTCCGGTTGGTGTCGATATTTGTATTCCTGCTGTTGGGCAGGGAGCACTCGGTATCGAATGTCGCGAAGCGGATGCTGAAGTTCGTGCGCTGCTTGCGTTGCTCAACGATTCGGATACGGAGCAAACAGTTGCGGCCGAGCGGACGTTTCTCGCAGCGCTCAACGGAGGCTGCCAGATTCCGATCGGCGCTCATGCGGTCATTACCGACCGAGATGACAACGGCCTGACAATCATGCTGACGGGCATGGTAGGATCGCCGGATGGTAGTACCATTCTCAAGGAGATCCGCAGCGGACGGGATCCGCAGCAGTTGGGCCTGGAAGTGGCGCAAGCGCTGCGCGACCAAGGAGCAGACCGCATTTTGGCGGATATCGGAGGCTAACATGTCGAAGGGGATTGTTTATTTAGTGGGCGCGGGGCCGGGAGACCCTAAGCTCATTACTGTACGCGGCATGGAGCTGCTCTCCCGCAGCGATGTAATCGTTTATGACCGGCTGGCAAGCCCGAGATTGCTGCGCAAGCTGAAGCCAGGTGCAGAGAAAATCTATGTGGGCAAACTGCCGGACCGCCACACCATGAAGCAAGAAGAGATCAATCAGTTGCTCGTGGACCTTGCTCTGCAAGGTAAAACGGTCACCCGCCTCAAAGGTGGAGATCCCACTATTTTCGGTCGTGTAGGCGAGGAAGCGGGTTTGCTTGCCGAACACGATATTCCGTTTGAGATCGTACCGGGTATTACTTCGGCGATCGCTGTTCCGGCGTATGCAGGCATGCCGGTGACTCATCGCGACCATGCCTCTTCTTTTTCCGTCATAACGGGACATGAGAGCCCTGACAAGCTTGATCAGGTTATCGATTGGGACAAAGTGACCAACGCGACTGGAACGCTGCTGTTCTTGATGGGCGTCGCCAAAATTGGTTATATAAGCGGTCAGCTCATCAAGCATGGCCGCCCCCCGGAGACGCCTGTGGCGCTAGTACGCTGGGGGACGAGACCGGAGCAGCAGACGTTGACCGGGACACTCGGCGACATCGCAGAGAAGGTGGAGGCGGCTGGCTTCATGCCCCCGGCTGTTATCATCGTCGGCGAAGTCGTCAAGCAGCGCGAAATGCTGCAATGGTACGAAAGCAAGCCGCTTTTTGGATGCAGAGTGTTAGTTACTCGCTCGCGTGATCAAGCCAGTACGCTTTCGGATCTGATTGAAGAGATGGGCGGCGAGCCCTGCGAGTATCCGGTGATCGAAACGAGAGCTTTATCTGACGCCTCTCTGGCTGCCGTAATGGATGCCGCTCCGTCTTATGACTGGATGTTTTTCACAAGCGTGAACGGAGTCGAGTATTTCTTCCGCCAGTTGTCGGAAGCGGGTTATGATATTCGTCGTTTCCATCGGGCCCGGATCGCAGCAGTTGGACCCAAAACGAGAGATGCGCTGCAGGCGCGAGGCCTTCAGGCCGAGACGCTGCCCGGCTCATTCCAGGCGGAGGGCATGCTGGAGCATCTGGCGCCGCTTCTCTTGCCGGGACAGCGCGCGTTGTTTGTACGAGGCGCGCTGGCGCGTGATACGCTCCTGCAGGATTTTGAGCAACGCGGTATGGAAGCCGACACTTTGACGGTGTATGAGACGCTGCTCCCCGAGCAGCAGGACGAGTATGCGCTGGAATGCATTCGCGAAGGGCGCGTCCATGCTATTACTTTTACGAGCTCGTCGACGGTGACCAATCTGCTGGAGATGCTGCGGCGCGCAGGCGAGCATAATCCTCTGCAATTGCTTGTCGGCTGCGAGATTGCCTGCATCGGCCCCATTACCGCACAGACTGCCCGCGAGGCCGGCCTGGAGCCGACCGTGCTCTCACAGGAGGCGACGATGGAATCGCTTGCCGCCGCGCTGGCGGAGCGGATGGCACTTCGGCGGCTGAACAGCAGACCGACCGGCCATTAACGATTTAGTCCGCATGAACGGCGGCGGCCACTTGCCGCCGTCGTTTTCATTAGGCTATTTGAGATGCAATAGAGAATCGAACACTACTCCGTTCCTGCAAGCGCCCATCGGCGCTTAGCCTGATATTTTGATAAGGAGGCTGTACCTATGACTTATCCTCTCGTACGTCACCGCCGTCTGCGCCGCACATCCGTGCTGCGCTCCATGGTGCGAGAAACGATTCTGACAGCAAGCGACTTCATCTATCCGGTCTATGTTACTCATGGCGAGAACAAGGTGGAGGAAATCTCCTCTATGCCGGGTGTATACCGTTATACTTTGGACCGTCTAGAGGCGGAGATCCGCGACATCGTAGCTCACGGTATTCCGTCTATCATGTTGTTCGGCATTCCGGAACATAAGGACGAGGTTGGAACGTCGGCATATGACAGCAACGGAATCGTGCAGCAAGCGACGCGCCGGATTAAGGAATGGGCGCCGGAGCTGATCGTTATGGCTGATACCTGTCTTTGCCAATTCACGGATCATGGTCATTGCGGAGTTGTAAAAAAGAACGAGCACACAGGTGAAGCTGAGGTGGACAATGATCCATCGCTTGAGCTGCTTGTTCGTACTGCGGTATCCCAGGCCCAGGCGGGCGCTGATGTGATCGCTCCTTCCAACATGATGGACGGTTTTGTCACGGGCATCCGCGCCGGGCTGGATAAAGCGGGTTACAGTGAAATACCGATTCTGTCCTATTCGGTCAAATATGCGTCTGCCTACTATGGTCCTTTCCGTGAGGCGGCGAATTCCGCTCCTCAATATGGAGACCGCAAATCGTATCAGATGGACCCGGCGAACTTCCGGGAAGCGCTGCGCGAAGCGGAGTCTGATGTGGCCGAAGGTGCAGACATGCTGATGGTTAAGCCTGCACTCGCTTATTTGGACGTTGTGCGTGCCTTGAAGGAGAATTTCGATCTTCCGCTTGTTGCTTACAATGTCAGCGGAGAATACGCGATGGTTAAGGCGGCTGCTGCGAATGGCTGGGTTGATGAGCGTAAAATTGTGCTTGAGACGCTGCTCGGCATGAAGCGTGCTGGAGCGGATTTGATTATAACGTACCATGCCAAGGATGCGGCACGGTGGCTGCGGGAGGTGCAGAACGGATGAGCGAGCAGGAGCAAGTAAGGAACGAAGCCGCTTTTGGGCGGAAGGACGATGCGCGGTCCAGCGCTGCTTTTGAGGAGGCTAAGCGCTTCATTCCCGGCGGTGTAAATAGCCCGGTGCGCGCGTTCAAGTCGGTTGGGCTGACACCAGCTTATATGGAGCGCGGCGAGGGACCGATTGTATACGACATCGACGGCAACAAGTATATCGACTATATCGGTTCCTGGGGGCCGCTCATTCTCGGTCATGCTCATCCGGAAGTGGTCGAGGCGATTAAGCGCGCAGCCGAAAAAGGTACCAGCTTCGGCGCGCCGACGCTGATCGAGACTGAAATGGCCAAGCTCGTCTGCGAGCGAGTGCCTTCCTGCGATATCGTGCGCATGGTCAACAGCGGCACGGAAGCGACGATGAGTGCGCTGCGTCTAGCGCGCGGGTATACGGGCCGCAGCAAGATTTTGAAATTCGAAGGCTCGTATCATGGTCATGCCGACAGCTTGCTTATCAAAGCGGGTTCTGGCGTTGCTACGCTCGGCTTGCCAGACAGCCCAGGCGTGCCGGAGACGGTCGCTGCGCATACGATTACCGTTCCTTACAATGATCTGGAATCGGTGGAGCTGGCATTCCAGAAGTTCGGCGAGCAGATTGCCTGCATCATCGTTGAGCCGATCGCCGGCAATATGGGCGTCGTGCCGCCGCTGCCTGGCTTCTTACAAGGACTGCGCGACGTGACTACGCAGTATGGCAGCCTTTTGATTTTTGACGAGGTGATGACTGGCTTCCGTGTCCACTACAACTGTGCACAAGGGTTGTATGGCATTACACCGGATTTGACCTGCCTCGGCAAAGTTATCGGCGGCGGGCTTCCGGTCGGAGCCTATGGCGGACGCCGCGATATTATGGAGCGTATGGCTCCAGCGGGACCGATTTATCAGGCGGGTACGCTTTCGGGCAATCCGCTAGCGATGGCGGCAGGTTATACAACCCTCAGCCTGATGACGCCACAGACATATGAGCTGCTGGAGCGCCTCTCGGTGCGCTTGCAAGCAGGTTTTGAGGACAATGCACGCGAGCTTGGCATACCGGTGACAATCAACCGTGTTGGCTCCATGGTATGTCCGTTCTTCAGCGAGACGCATGTGATCAATTTTGATACGGCTCAGTCGAGCGATCTCGGACGGTTCCGCGCTTATTTTGGCTCGATGCTCCAGCTTGGAGTGAGCATTGCTCCTTCTCAATATGAAGGCATGTTCGTGTCCGCAGCACATACGCCGGAGTTGATCGACCGTACGATCGAGGCGAACCGCGAAGCGCTGAGACGTCTGTAACCGCATGGCGACAGTTAATGTGTTGAGCATGGAGGGGGCGCGCCGCCGAGGTGAATGGCTGCATGTTCCACTTCTCCCGGATGCGGAGGCTATTGGGCTTAGACCAGGACTTCATGCGCATGAGGTCAGGCTGCGGCTAATGGAGCTCGGTATATGGCCGTCAAAATGGCTCGGAGCCCTGCTCTCCACCGGCGGTATTCGCTGGAGCGAGGAGCCGGGGGAAGAGCCGGCTCTGATGGTAAAGGCTTTCCCGGCGGCCGATGCGGCCGCCGATCCTTTGTTGCGCCGCGCCCGCGAACTGCTGGCGGGTAGCGGCGGCAGCTATGCAACGGCATGGCCGGAAGTGCTGTACGAGGACGACTGGTGCCTCGTACTGAGCAAGCCGGCCGGCTTGCCGGTGCATGGTAGTGGAGCTCCTCCCGGGCATGGATCGGGAGGAGGTAGCGGCGCGCCGGCTGGAGCGCGGCGCGAAGGCTTTGCCCCCGCCGCCGCCGGGAAGCGGCGGGTTGGCGCTGGGGATGCGGCGTCTGCGCCGGCAACGCTGGACGAGGCTGCGGCTTGTGTTTGCTTGGCGGCAGGAGATCCGTTACTGGTCCGGCATGTGCATCGGCTCGACGACGATACCTCCGGGCCGGTTCTTTACACGAAGAACGACCTGGCTCAGCAGGTGCTCGATGCGGCGATGCGTGACAAAGCGATCGGTAGGATTTACTGGGCGGCCGTGCAAGGCGTTCCACGCCCCGCTTCAGGAGTCATCAACGCAGATATCGGCCGCGACCGTCATCACCCGTCGCGCCGCCGCGTTTCTCCGGGCGGCGATCACGCCGTTACCCGCTACGAAGTGCTGGAAGCATGGGGAAGAGCGGCACTGGTCGAGTTAGAACTGGAAACAGGACGTACACATCAAATTCGCGTTCATATGAGCCATGCCGGCCACCCGCTGATCGGCGACGCTCTCTACGGCGGCTCCACGCAGCTGTTGTCGCGTCAGGCGCTGCATGGGCGGCGGCTGGAGTTCTGCCACCCGTGGAGCGGGCTGGCGATGGCCGTGGATTGCCCGTTGCCAACTGATATGGCCGAGCTGCTCCAGCAGTTGGGAAGCCCGCGTGGGTAGCTTAGCTCGCTCGTGAGAACAGCAATGTGGTTAGCGAATTAATTTGCATCCGGGATGAACACGACTGAGTTTCGCTTGTGCATGCAATTGAAGCAAATCCATACGTAACGGTACTGAGAAGCCTTATTTCAGCAATATCGAAGGTTATCGAGGCGTAACGAAACTCAGAGACGTTATGGTTGCGCTGAGGCGCTCCGAAATTCGCTTGTGCTTTTGCTACCAAATGACCATTAGGAAAGATGCCGGAAAGACAGTTTAATCCTGTCTTTTCGGCATCTTTTTTTGTTTTCAGTGACATTGTCATTCCGGTCTCTTGCGGCTTAAAT
This window contains:
- a CDS encoding GTP-binding protein — protein: MKIMNAEFIISAVEPHQYPSDALPEIALAGRSNVGKSSLINKLILRKNLARTSSQPGKTQQLNYYRVNEALYFVDFPGYGYAKVSKTEREAWGKMIERYLQNRDELKLVLLIIDIRHDPSKDDILMYQWLKHYDIPLCIVCTKADKIPRSKWDKHKKAVRTTLGADPRDLFVLFSSETGMGREELWNILAESAEIAKEEPQVRPES
- a CDS encoding 23S rRNA pseudouridine1911/1915/1917 synthase, with amino-acid sequence MATVNVLSMEGARRRGEWLHVPLLPDAEAIGLRPGLHAHEVRLRLMELGIWPSKWLGALLSTGGIRWSEEPGEEPALMVKAFPAADAAADPLLRRARELLAGSGGSYATAWPEVLYEDDWCLVLSKPAGLPVHGSGAPPGHGSGGGSGAPAGARREGFAPAAAGKRRVGAGDAASAPATLDEAAACVCLAAGDPLLVRHVHRLDDDTSGPVLYTKNDLAQQVLDAAMRDKAIGRIYWAAVQGVPRPASGVINADIGRDRHHPSRRRVSPGGDHAVTRYEVLEAWGRAALVELELETGRTHQIRVHMSHAGHPLIGDALYGGSTQLLSRQALHGRRLEFCHPWSGLAMAVDCPLPTDMAELLQQLGSPRG
- a CDS encoding uroporphyrinogen III methyltransferase / synthase is translated as MSKGIVYLVGAGPGDPKLITVRGMELLSRSDVIVYDRLASPRLLRKLKPGAEKIYVGKLPDRHTMKQEEINQLLVDLALQGKTVTRLKGGDPTIFGRVGEEAGLLAEHDIPFEIVPGITSAIAVPAYAGMPVTHRDHASSFSVITGHESPDKLDQVIDWDKVTNATGTLLFLMGVAKIGYISGQLIKHGRPPETPVALVRWGTRPEQQTLTGTLGDIAEKVEAAGFMPPAVIIVGEVVKQREMLQWYESKPLFGCRVLVTRSRDQASTLSDLIEEMGGEPCEYPVIETRALSDASLAAVMDAAPSYDWMFFTSVNGVEYFFRQLSEAGYDIRRFHRARIAAVGPKTRDALQARGLQAETLPGSFQAEGMLEHLAPLLLPGQRALFVRGALARDTLLQDFEQRGMEADTLTVYETLLPEQQDEYALECIREGRVHAITFTSSSTVTNLLEMLRRAGEHNPLQLLVGCEIACIGPITAQTAREAGLEPTVLSQEATMESLAAALAERMALRRLNSRPTGH
- a CDS encoding hydroxymethylbilane synthase, with the translated sequence MGHNSTGGRVIVVGTRQSALALTQTGHVIDALKQLCELHGLSHTFEIRKIVTKGDRILDVSLSKVGGKGLFVKEIEQALLDGEIDLAVHSMKDMPSELPDGLLNGAVPKREDPRDCLITRSGGGIEDLPRGASVGTSSLRRASQLKAYRPDLEIRSIRGNIDSRIRKLETEGLDAIVLATAGLKRMGWEERISAPVGVDICIPAVGQGALGIECREADAEVRALLALLNDSDTEQTVAAERTFLAALNGGCQIPIGAHAVITDRDDNGLTIMLTGMVGSPDGSTILKEIRSGRDPQQLGLEVAQALRDQGADRILADIGG
- a CDS encoding HemX protein, with the protein product MDTTYWLYDMILYIYALGLLFYFSDFVDANRRAKRMGAGLLVFVWMLQTGFVLSRIWKHMDMSLFSRFEYWLGVSWLLLTASLVISRFFRIEFIVFLVNLIGFSVLALNLFSNPSSEIPLEPWKLAQELLILHISLVLCSFAVLAIAAVFSGMYLFLHSRLKSRKWSRSMARLPSLDQLDRFSYRLVLIGVPLLALSLSVAVSSVIVEDRLNYLLDWKVITSFGALIMYAFYLFKRVVQHKPGMEAARWNLICFALLVLNTLINPASNFHRWS
- a CDS encoding precorrin-2 dehydrogenase / sirohydrochlorin ferrochelatase — translated: MNGYPVVLRLKGRRCLIAGGGPIAERKALGLLDGGADQLTAISLSFTPQLLQLANEGRLELIQREYQSGDAGGQFLIIAATGDIAINRQIGLEAEEAGALFNDASNAELSAFATSATVRQGNLLLSVNTGGQAPALAAVLREELAQLYGSSRYAEATALLGELRHSLAAEERPAAERRELLRLEARRLAHWAAADRQRQAEQDGTLMRDYFKPAKEGLDE
- a CDS encoding glutamate-1-semialdehyde 2,1-aminomutase, producing the protein MSEQEQVRNEAAFGRKDDARSSAAFEEAKRFIPGGVNSPVRAFKSVGLTPAYMERGEGPIVYDIDGNKYIDYIGSWGPLILGHAHPEVVEAIKRAAEKGTSFGAPTLIETEMAKLVCERVPSCDIVRMVNSGTEATMSALRLARGYTGRSKILKFEGSYHGHADSLLIKAGSGVATLGLPDSPGVPETVAAHTITVPYNDLESVELAFQKFGEQIACIIVEPIAGNMGVVPPLPGFLQGLRDVTTQYGSLLIFDEVMTGFRVHYNCAQGLYGITPDLTCLGKVIGGGLPVGAYGGRRDIMERMAPAGPIYQAGTLSGNPLAMAAGYTTLSLMTPQTYELLERLSVRLQAGFEDNARELGIPVTINRVGSMVCPFFSETHVINFDTAQSSDLGRFRAYFGSMLQLGVSIAPSQYEGMFVSAAHTPELIDRTIEANREALRRL
- a CDS encoding adenosylmethionine decarboxylase proenzyme, with translation MEYSTFGRHVAVDAWGVDFELINNAEFLQAHMVEAAEACGASVLSVQAQQFEPQGATVLVLLSESHLSIHTYPERGFAALDCYTCGETVDPQLAIDYMLAVLKPKTTHAKKLIRGMGELQVVEPEMKATELV
- a CDS encoding glutamyl-tRNA reductase, producing MHIVVVGLNYRTSPVEVRENFAISDEELPRAVEALKATPSILECVIVATCNRTEIYAVVDRHQLCAHHIRTFMEQWFRLPRQEFTNHLYMYEDDRAIEHLFRVTSGLDSMVIGETQILGQVRSAWLLSQQKRATGTIFNMLFKQAVTLAKTAHSETSIGESAVSVSYAAVELGKRIFGQFNRKTVMIIGAGKMSELTAKHLYANGADRVLVVNRTFERASELADKFNGIPCSMEEAERRLHEADIIISSTGASRYVLRRDQVAAAMQRRRSRPMFMIDIAVPRDLDPAIASVDNVFLYDIDDLEGIVEMNLEHRRQEAEKIETMIASTLDEFHQWYRTLGVVPLIRSLQEKADDIHRQTMDSLSKKLPGLDERELKVIQKLTKSMLNQMVQDPIHGIKELAGEKKADEAMELFAKLFDLQEQPSEPKGAAKGDTLSAKSGSVQPLAKSTLAVATP
- a CDS encoding porphobilinogen synthase, with the translated sequence MTYPLVRHRRLRRTSVLRSMVRETILTASDFIYPVYVTHGENKVEEISSMPGVYRYTLDRLEAEIRDIVAHGIPSIMLFGIPEHKDEVGTSAYDSNGIVQQATRRIKEWAPELIVMADTCLCQFTDHGHCGVVKKNEHTGEAEVDNDPSLELLVRTAVSQAQAGADVIAPSNMMDGFVTGIRAGLDKAGYSEIPILSYSVKYASAYYGPFREAANSAPQYGDRKSYQMDPANFREALREAESDVAEGADMLMVKPALAYLDVVRALKENFDLPLVAYNVSGEYAMVKAAAANGWVDERKIVLETLLGMKRAGADLIITYHAKDAARWLREVQNG